Proteins encoded by one window of Aphis gossypii isolate Hap1 chromosome X, ASM2018417v2, whole genome shotgun sequence:
- the LOC114131617 gene encoding uncharacterized protein LOC114131617 isoform X1, with protein MNASNMEYFDLEVIDTDDQSEVTIHFDDDVNVEMNKSLLIENSAYFEAMFSGRYIESQIGHRIHIKDISHIGFMKVINSLKNNQVIFNDLEDLLLILEVSQILQFSFIIFQSTKIIEEKYLFTINAVNIFPKASKLRLKNLLDKAHAYILYNFTTILRKNKVGFLKLNEHDLHLLLKNINLNVENEKEVFDLIMDWCSMNDNYNFEYELAINCVYFKRMTQEQLKYCISKTKNIHLQNAIKVFINFTKNIQNTVSLTKPIRCIPHVLCAVKNEEDGHAFMYRWDWGIRQFVKFLRLDPLPINTTGYQVIIKDLDIYVLSGKKCIIEYGKKMWNEDMWKYNLLTEKWKILRDCKPFPRHYGLGYFCGDNLVLLGGVTKNRLANEVIEYYVKESDSLNYVTHKPLPSNNLIQMGVHQKLFITLEYKGNLVLIAKSQEPLCFYLTIDPSNKNVQNWSRRTIHLPEVVICGTTYNDTVYFLAYDRKRIISLHSYCPINDFCQKLKSFTIKYDEHTTMCAFNIDKVMVFKDDTLQYYSIGDIIIIEYKIQLNSFHSDYLLSVPMYLKSTY; from the exons ATGAACGC tTCTAATATGGAATATTTCGATTTAGAAGTAATAGACACTGATGACCAATCTGAAGTAACAATTCATTTTGATGATGATGTCAATGTCGAAATGAACAAATCACTTTTAATCGAAAATAGTGCATATTTTGAAGCTATGTTCAGTGGACGTTATATAGAATCTCAAATAGGACATAGGATACATATAAAG gaTATAAGTCATATCGGTTTTATGAAGGTCATTaacagtttgaaaaataatcaagttatattcaatgatttagaAGATTTACTTCTTATACTAGAAGTGTCACAAATTCTTcagttttcttttataatttttcagtcTACTAAAATTatcgaagaaaaatatttatttactattaatgcagtaaatatatttccaaAAGCTTCTAAGCTTAGATTGAagaatttattagataaagcacatgcttatattttatacaactttaCAACAATATTGAGAAAGAATAAAGTTGGTTTTTTGAAACTAAATGAACatgatttacatttattgttgaaaaacattaatttaaatgttgaaaatgaaaaagaagTGTTTGATTTGATTATGGATTGGTGTTCAATGAAcgataattacaattttgagTATGAATTGGCAATTAATTGTGTGTATTTTAAGCGTATGACTCAAGaacaattgaaatattgtatttcaaaaactaaaaatatacatttacaaaatgCCATCaaagtgtttataaatttcactaaaaatattcaaaacacaGTAAGTTTAACTAAACCGATTAGATGTATTCCACATGTTTTGTGTGCTGTCAAAAATGAAGAAGATGGCCATGCTTTTATGTACCGCTGGGATTGGGGTATTAGGCAGTTTGTAAAGTTTCTAAGATTGGATCCATTGCCAATTAATACAACTGGAtatcaagttattattaaag atttagatatttatgtgttatccggtaaaaaatgtattattgaatatggaaaaaaaatgtggaaTGAAGATATGTGGAAGTATAATTTACTGAcagaaaaatggaaaatattacGAGA ttgtaaacCATTTCCTAGACACTACGGACTTGGATATTTTTGTGGCGATAATTTGGTTTTACTTGGAGGTGTTACAAAAAACAGATTGGCTAATGAAGTTATCGAGTATTATGTAAAag AAAGTGATTCGCTTAATTATGTTACCCACAAACCATTGCCAAgtaacaatttaattcaaatgggtgttcatcaaaaattgtttattactttGGAGTATAAGGGTAACTTGGTATTGATAGCTAAAAGCCAAGAACCACTATGCTTTTACCTAACTATTGATCCATCtaacaaaaatgttcaaaattggAGTAGACGTACAATACATTTACCTGAAGTGGTTATTTGTGGAACCACTTATAATGACACTGTTTACTTCCTTG CTTATGACAGAAAGCGGATTATTAGTTTACATAGTTATTGTCCAATAAATGATTTCTGCCAGAAGTTGAAATCTTTTACTATAAAGTATGATGAACATACTACTATGTGtgcttttaatattgataaagttATGGTGTTTAAAGATGATACTCTTCAATATTATTCGATTGGTgacatcattattatagaatataaaattcaattgaatTCCTTTCACTCTGACTATTTATTAAGTGTtcctatgtatttaaaatcgacatattaa
- the LOC114131617 gene encoding uncharacterized protein LOC114131617 isoform X3: MNKSLLIENSAYFEAMFSGRYIESQIGHRIHIKDISHIGFMKVINSLKNNQVIFNDLEDLLLILEVSQILQFSFIIFQSTKIIEEKYLFTINAVNIFPKASKLRLKNLLDKAHAYILYNFTTILRKNKVGFLKLNEHDLHLLLKNINLNVENEKEVFDLIMDWCSMNDNYNFEYELAINCVYFKRMTQEQLKYCISKTKNIHLQNAIKVFINFTKNIQNTVSLTKPIRCIPHVLCAVKNEEDGHAFMYRWDWGIRQFVKFLRLDPLPINTTGYQVIIKDLDIYVLSGKKCIIEYGKKMWNEDMWKYNLLTEKWKILRDCKPFPRHYGLGYFCGDNLVLLGGVTKNRLANEVIEYYVKESDSLNYVTHKPLPSNNLIQMGVHQKLFITLEYKGNLVLIAKSQEPLCFYLTIDPSNKNVQNWSRRTIHLPEVVICGTTYNDTVYFLAYDRKRIISLHSYCPINDFCQKLKSFTIKYDEHTTMCAFNIDKVMVFKDDTLQYYSIGDIIIIEYKIQLNSFHSDYLLSVPMYLKSTY; this comes from the exons ATGAACAAATCACTTTTAATCGAAAATAGTGCATATTTTGAAGCTATGTTCAGTGGACGTTATATAGAATCTCAAATAGGACATAGGATACATATAAAG gaTATAAGTCATATCGGTTTTATGAAGGTCATTaacagtttgaaaaataatcaagttatattcaatgatttagaAGATTTACTTCTTATACTAGAAGTGTCACAAATTCTTcagttttcttttataatttttcagtcTACTAAAATTatcgaagaaaaatatttatttactattaatgcagtaaatatatttccaaAAGCTTCTAAGCTTAGATTGAagaatttattagataaagcacatgcttatattttatacaactttaCAACAATATTGAGAAAGAATAAAGTTGGTTTTTTGAAACTAAATGAACatgatttacatttattgttgaaaaacattaatttaaatgttgaaaatgaaaaagaagTGTTTGATTTGATTATGGATTGGTGTTCAATGAAcgataattacaattttgagTATGAATTGGCAATTAATTGTGTGTATTTTAAGCGTATGACTCAAGaacaattgaaatattgtatttcaaaaactaaaaatatacatttacaaaatgCCATCaaagtgtttataaatttcactaaaaatattcaaaacacaGTAAGTTTAACTAAACCGATTAGATGTATTCCACATGTTTTGTGTGCTGTCAAAAATGAAGAAGATGGCCATGCTTTTATGTACCGCTGGGATTGGGGTATTAGGCAGTTTGTAAAGTTTCTAAGATTGGATCCATTGCCAATTAATACAACTGGAtatcaagttattattaaag atttagatatttatgtgttatccggtaaaaaatgtattattgaatatggaaaaaaaatgtggaaTGAAGATATGTGGAAGTATAATTTACTGAcagaaaaatggaaaatattacGAGA ttgtaaacCATTTCCTAGACACTACGGACTTGGATATTTTTGTGGCGATAATTTGGTTTTACTTGGAGGTGTTACAAAAAACAGATTGGCTAATGAAGTTATCGAGTATTATGTAAAag AAAGTGATTCGCTTAATTATGTTACCCACAAACCATTGCCAAgtaacaatttaattcaaatgggtgttcatcaaaaattgtttattactttGGAGTATAAGGGTAACTTGGTATTGATAGCTAAAAGCCAAGAACCACTATGCTTTTACCTAACTATTGATCCATCtaacaaaaatgttcaaaattggAGTAGACGTACAATACATTTACCTGAAGTGGTTATTTGTGGAACCACTTATAATGACACTGTTTACTTCCTTG CTTATGACAGAAAGCGGATTATTAGTTTACATAGTTATTGTCCAATAAATGATTTCTGCCAGAAGTTGAAATCTTTTACTATAAAGTATGATGAACATACTACTATGTGtgcttttaatattgataaagttATGGTGTTTAAAGATGATACTCTTCAATATTATTCGATTGGTgacatcattattatagaatataaaattcaattgaatTCCTTTCACTCTGACTATTTATTAAGTGTtcctatgtatttaaaatcgacatattaa
- the LOC114131617 gene encoding uncharacterized protein LOC114131617 isoform X2 has protein sequence MEYFDLEVIDTDDQSEVTIHFDDDVNVEMNKSLLIENSAYFEAMFSGRYIESQIGHRIHIKDISHIGFMKVINSLKNNQVIFNDLEDLLLILEVSQILQFSFIIFQSTKIIEEKYLFTINAVNIFPKASKLRLKNLLDKAHAYILYNFTTILRKNKVGFLKLNEHDLHLLLKNINLNVENEKEVFDLIMDWCSMNDNYNFEYELAINCVYFKRMTQEQLKYCISKTKNIHLQNAIKVFINFTKNIQNTVSLTKPIRCIPHVLCAVKNEEDGHAFMYRWDWGIRQFVKFLRLDPLPINTTGYQVIIKDLDIYVLSGKKCIIEYGKKMWNEDMWKYNLLTEKWKILRDCKPFPRHYGLGYFCGDNLVLLGGVTKNRLANEVIEYYVKESDSLNYVTHKPLPSNNLIQMGVHQKLFITLEYKGNLVLIAKSQEPLCFYLTIDPSNKNVQNWSRRTIHLPEVVICGTTYNDTVYFLAYDRKRIISLHSYCPINDFCQKLKSFTIKYDEHTTMCAFNIDKVMVFKDDTLQYYSIGDIIIIEYKIQLNSFHSDYLLSVPMYLKSTY, from the exons ATGGAATATTTCGATTTAGAAGTAATAGACACTGATGACCAATCTGAAGTAACAATTCATTTTGATGATGATGTCAATGTCGAAATGAACAAATCACTTTTAATCGAAAATAGTGCATATTTTGAAGCTATGTTCAGTGGACGTTATATAGAATCTCAAATAGGACATAGGATACATATAAAG gaTATAAGTCATATCGGTTTTATGAAGGTCATTaacagtttgaaaaataatcaagttatattcaatgatttagaAGATTTACTTCTTATACTAGAAGTGTCACAAATTCTTcagttttcttttataatttttcagtcTACTAAAATTatcgaagaaaaatatttatttactattaatgcagtaaatatatttccaaAAGCTTCTAAGCTTAGATTGAagaatttattagataaagcacatgcttatattttatacaactttaCAACAATATTGAGAAAGAATAAAGTTGGTTTTTTGAAACTAAATGAACatgatttacatttattgttgaaaaacattaatttaaatgttgaaaatgaaaaagaagTGTTTGATTTGATTATGGATTGGTGTTCAATGAAcgataattacaattttgagTATGAATTGGCAATTAATTGTGTGTATTTTAAGCGTATGACTCAAGaacaattgaaatattgtatttcaaaaactaaaaatatacatttacaaaatgCCATCaaagtgtttataaatttcactaaaaatattcaaaacacaGTAAGTTTAACTAAACCGATTAGATGTATTCCACATGTTTTGTGTGCTGTCAAAAATGAAGAAGATGGCCATGCTTTTATGTACCGCTGGGATTGGGGTATTAGGCAGTTTGTAAAGTTTCTAAGATTGGATCCATTGCCAATTAATACAACTGGAtatcaagttattattaaag atttagatatttatgtgttatccggtaaaaaatgtattattgaatatggaaaaaaaatgtggaaTGAAGATATGTGGAAGTATAATTTACTGAcagaaaaatggaaaatattacGAGA ttgtaaacCATTTCCTAGACACTACGGACTTGGATATTTTTGTGGCGATAATTTGGTTTTACTTGGAGGTGTTACAAAAAACAGATTGGCTAATGAAGTTATCGAGTATTATGTAAAag AAAGTGATTCGCTTAATTATGTTACCCACAAACCATTGCCAAgtaacaatttaattcaaatgggtgttcatcaaaaattgtttattactttGGAGTATAAGGGTAACTTGGTATTGATAGCTAAAAGCCAAGAACCACTATGCTTTTACCTAACTATTGATCCATCtaacaaaaatgttcaaaattggAGTAGACGTACAATACATTTACCTGAAGTGGTTATTTGTGGAACCACTTATAATGACACTGTTTACTTCCTTG CTTATGACAGAAAGCGGATTATTAGTTTACATAGTTATTGTCCAATAAATGATTTCTGCCAGAAGTTGAAATCTTTTACTATAAAGTATGATGAACATACTACTATGTGtgcttttaatattgataaagttATGGTGTTTAAAGATGATACTCTTCAATATTATTCGATTGGTgacatcattattatagaatataaaattcaattgaatTCCTTTCACTCTGACTATTTATTAAGTGTtcctatgtatttaaaatcgacatattaa